Part of the Cydia pomonella isolate Wapato2018A chromosome 20, ilCydPomo1, whole genome shotgun sequence genome is shown below.
aaaagtagtaaaaatacaatttaatacatatactacCCCTTAATTAGTTAAGATagactacatttattactatatacaaaaaatatatacatatatataaatcacAAAGGAAGCCATAACAATGACAAAGAGTTTAAAAGAATATAGGTCCATCATGAAATAgacaaataatgttcttttattaggtttttaaaaatggaaAGTGATTTAGCATGTCTAATATCAATGGGTAGATAATAATACACtataatactatataataatgtTCATTTTTCCGTCAGATAGATGCTTTTCGTAATTTATAGATAATTAATTCCTACTTTTTAAAATCTGAATAGCTACATATTATATTAGCTTATTTATTATAGGTACCTGTTTTCTTATCTAGTGAGTTATATTATTAAGACATCACATTTTCAGTTCTAGCACAGCGAGGCTACTTCAAGGAACAGACCTTCATCAACTACCTGAAGTACCTCCAGTACTGGCGGGAGCCGGAATACGCTCGATACCTCAAGTACCCAATGTGCCTACATTTTCTGGAGTTGTTGCAGCATGAGGCGTTTAGAAGAGAATGTGTATCAGCTCAGGTATCTATCAACAGAAATGATTGCTGGGTCACTTAACTGCTTTATAGTTTTAAGAGATACTCttttgtaaataaagaaatgcaattaatgtaataaatctgtcaataggcgggtccacacagagcgagaatACGCGTGAGGCAATCTCTTAGCCAAGGCATGTCTACACTGACCGCTTTGTGCATGAGGAGATGAGCCTATATGAAAGATAACATAAAAACTATTGGTGAAAGATTCTGATCTAATTAAGAATACATCTTCATTGTTTAGAAATAGAACTGGATGTTCCATGTCTTGATAGCTTATGATTATTTCACTCAATTTTTATACCTGTCAAACAAACTGCACTATTAATAggtttctcaaatgtttgtatACTCTGCCTGTTACAGttaaaacttataattattgttttgaaACATGTACTTATTGTATGACATAggtatacatacataagtaagtaagtaagtaaatattctttattgtgcaccatacagttaaaaatagacagaaaattaaaaaacacgtaaaagttaggtaacaacataCTGCTTTtcttgcattttttttcttcaccAAAGAGTAATACTTCAAATGATATTCAAAATAAGATAGATATCTAACCAGtttttaatgtatttgcattgaaataaaatgtatgtatatgtcaTACAATAAGTACCGGGCCTAGGTTCTCCCATGTGTTGGAAGATCTGATGgcagtattttttgtaaaaagcaGGGTCTGTAAGAATTCTTATTTCAGGTTGTCAAAAGTAATTATGAGGCTCCTTTGGGAACACTAAAATGACCCCACCATAAtgggaaaataattttaaatttgttgtgCATTGTGCATGATTCCACTAAACAATAGAATCTGTTTTCCAAAGGCTATAACAGACCCTTGGAAAGAAAGAAACGCTATGGTCAGAGGAATTAACATTGCACCCTTTTCATTCCAGGTGTGCAAGTTCATGGACGACCAGGCGATCCTGCTGTGGCAGCACTACACGCGGCGCCGCACGCGCACGCTGCAGCCGCCcgacgcgcccgcgccgcccgcgccgcccgcgccgcccggccCGCCGAGGCAGCAGTCCTAGGGTTAGCTTTTGATAAGAGGAAAGGgaacggccgcttctccatacaaacgtagtctccattttcctccctgaatattgacattctggaaaatattgttatataatttgatgtatatgaaGCAtgctattataataattaaaaattcgataaaaatcaaacgtaaaggcatagctgtggttaatatgcaactcatactcatactcatatatttattcataataattcatattatatgtcacaattttatttaaaataaattatttacaaaacattatttgtaacattttacataataataaaaaaaataaaattaatattaaatctaggtttttaggtacttattttgtacTCCATAAACTAATTAAAGCTATGAAAAGTGTGCTCGATAAGCCATTTTTTCAGTTGCATTTTAAAACTCATTAATGACTGCGCATTCGTGACATGTCCCGGCAGTCGGTTGCATTGTACACAGTCGGCCCCATCACGAGAGTCGCTGACTTAGCTATGCTTAACACCCAAGAGTTTGTGGGCGTTCCGCAAGTTACGACCGTGGATGTCAGCCCCTCTCACGTATTCATTAAGGTGTCATCGCACATAGACGGCCACGTGGTATATCACCATGGAGGACAGTGTGAGTATCTGGAGGTTCTAGAAGTGCGGTTTTGCAGATGTACTTTGTCCTACCTGCACAATCGCTCGGACGGCTCTTTTTTGCACTCGGTAGACAGGCTCCCATTAGGCAGCGCGGCCCCACAGCTCCACGCCGTATTGGAGGATCGAGTGCACAGTGGCAAAATAGCAAGACCTTACCACATCCCTGGACACCACCCTTGCCAGGCGTCGCAGTGCGAAACAGGCACTTGCCAGTTTGTTACAATCTTTCATAGTGTGTGCTCCCCACTGGAGGCCCTTATCAAGTTCAATACCCAACAAATGGTATcaacatattttcaataatgttaatatccagagaggaaaatgaggactatgtttgtatgaaaaggcgatttcgtgcgagtcctccactttcgtcttaaactTTTCCCATTCTGTGAATAAAAGGCTGTTAGTCTTTTCTGGTCTTAAAGACTAGTGGCTTTTTTTGTTTGAGAATGGCAGTGGAGGTCATGATACGAGAGAGAGGTAGGTAGAGATGTGTTAGCATATGCTGACACTAGCAGCGTTAATTGTATAATTCTGCGCTGAAAAAACGCGaatgtatatattaaatttaatataaccTCTATTATCCGAATGAATTGGGACCGTGAATAGTTGTGGTTTTGGATAAACTAAGTCAGTGTTCGAGTAATTGGAGATTCGAATAGTCAAGGTTCTACTGTATTGGGTAgctaataatcataatcataatcattctttattgcaaccatggtacagtatagatgttatacatgatatacaatgtctcacatggaccctgcaagggcacagcatataatatcttttacagtacatatggggctactttatagcactagtgcgagaagtagcatattacgttactgtgtcgaacatttaaagggccatatgtactgtaaaacgttgtacgatacatgtgcgaataggtaattcgcaactcgtgtcgatttaaaacactcccttcggtcgtgttttaatttatcgccactcgtttcgaatttcctatttttcgcacttgtatcgtaatgtactaattcataactcataacatattatcatattattagcAACATTATCAACTTATTTAAGAAAGTCAtgaagcaattcttatattacacatgagatcactaataaatgtcaaacaaataaattaattaatgccTATGCCTGATATGCCGTACTCAGTCCATATCTATATTCTTTGGAGGCTTAGTTTGTTATTGGCAAAGTTATTGATTGTATATACGAGGTGTAAAGTCTAAACAAAAATCCTGCAGCTGAACtggatggcgctgtactgcgccatatgttgtGTAGTAACTTAATGATCAAATAATAACTTGACAGCCCGAGTTACCACATAATGTACAGAGCTATATAGCGCCATCTACACTAGATGTCAAATTATAAGCACAAATATGtctggtacagtcaagtgcaaaaatatgtatcgaaagaatcgtctcataaatatggtactatgctcttattacactggaataagatgctatgggacatatttttgagtaagatgtgtacacctaTATTtctacacttgactgtactttacagatgtaataatacaatacaatcaatGAATGTTTGGTGATAGGGTTCCTTTGAGCACTCTTCAAGccgaaaaaatattgaatataagTCTTAtcctaatttaatttttttttaatttgtttgggatcaccaacagacaatacatcagagaaaaaataatctgtagcttacataacaACAGCTTAATGAgggataaattaataaaatttaacctttaaaaaaatctcattttATTTATGTCTGTTTCTGAAATATTGATAGACTGATTGATGTATTATCGTaagtttaagtaagtaaattaattaaaacaaataatttttaaattatcgcTCCATTCTATTTTCCCTAATGGTCggaaaacatgaaaaaaaaacccttaataTTAGATACTAACTAAattcttacccccttattcataaacgtctagtaaagttgacaagccgctaataatcgtttgtccctttccatcataccaatacgtcggaaagggacaaacgattataagCGGCTTgacaactttagtagacgttttatgaataagggggttagaagTTAAATTAGTAACATTTTCCCTATAAATGTCACAAAGTATAAGTGACGGAGATAAAAGTAACATAACTAGTTTTTATGA
Proteins encoded:
- the LOC133528818 gene encoding mediator of RNA polymerase II transcription subunit 31, with product MMAGKGMPETEEQNRIRFQVELEFVQCLANPNYIHFLAQRGYFKEQTFINYLKYLQYWREPEYARYLKYPMCLHFLELLQHEAFRRECVSAQVCKFMDDQAILLWQHYTRRRTRTLQPPDAPAPPAPPAPPGPPRQQS